In Streptomyces sp. SN-593, a single genomic region encodes these proteins:
- a CDS encoding methyltransferase: MAHDEVRAAAADDRGHVIRLVFGNLAARALHAAVELRIVELIGDGQRSAADLAARAGTDPQSTLRLLRALTALGLLREPVPGTFSATPAGALLDPGAPGSMAALVLSSATMEQMMRPGWDYLADSVRTGDTSFEKVFDKDFFSHLRDHPERSARFNEAMSQATRSTAAVLPGSFDFGRFGTVADVGGGDGTLLAAVLREHTSLTGILHDTEEGLAQAPETLRRDGLADRCSLVPGDFFTSVPEGADVYLVKSILHDWPDDRCATILGHCREVLPAGGRVLIVEPVLAEAVDPGAVGLYLGDLNMLVNWGGRERTRTEFDAVCHRAGLEIVSVTPLAGPGFSLIEARAV, from the coding sequence GTGGCGCACGACGAGGTCCGGGCGGCAGCCGCGGACGACCGCGGACACGTCATCCGACTCGTGTTCGGAAACCTGGCGGCGCGTGCCCTGCACGCGGCCGTCGAGCTGAGGATCGTCGAGCTGATCGGGGACGGGCAGCGGTCCGCCGCCGACCTCGCCGCGCGGGCCGGCACGGACCCGCAGTCCACGCTGCGGCTGCTGCGCGCGCTGACCGCCCTGGGCCTGCTCCGCGAGCCCGTACCGGGCACCTTCTCGGCCACGCCGGCCGGCGCGCTCCTCGACCCGGGCGCCCCGGGCTCGATGGCCGCGCTGGTGCTCTCCTCCGCGACCATGGAGCAGATGATGCGGCCCGGTTGGGACTACCTGGCCGACAGCGTCCGCACCGGGGACACCTCGTTCGAGAAGGTCTTCGACAAGGACTTCTTCAGCCACCTGCGGGACCACCCGGAGCGCTCCGCGCGCTTCAACGAGGCGATGAGCCAGGCCACCCGCAGCACCGCCGCGGTGCTGCCGGGCTCCTTCGACTTCGGCCGCTTCGGCACGGTCGCCGACGTCGGGGGCGGCGACGGCACCCTGCTCGCCGCCGTCCTGCGGGAGCACACCTCGCTGACCGGCATCCTCCACGACACCGAGGAGGGCCTCGCGCAGGCGCCGGAGACGCTGCGGCGCGACGGGCTCGCGGACCGCTGCTCCCTGGTGCCGGGGGACTTCTTCACGTCGGTGCCCGAAGGCGCCGACGTCTATCTCGTCAAGAGCATCCTGCACGACTGGCCGGACGACCGGTGCGCCACGATCCTCGGCCACTGCCGCGAGGTGCTGCCGGCCGGCGGGCGGGTGCTGATCGTGGAACCCGTGCTGGCGGAGGCGGTCGATCCCGGCGCCGTGGGGCTCTACCTCGGCGACCTCAACATGCTGGTGAACTGGGGCGGCCGGGAGCGCACCCGGACGGAGTTCGACGCGGTGTGCCACCGGGCGGGCCTGGAGATCGTGTCGGTGACGCCCCTCGCGGGCCCCGGCTTCTCCCTGATCGAGGCACGGGCCGTCTGA
- a CDS encoding nuclear transport factor 2 family protein — MARTAQEADALRRLADRMDVRELVDRYLAGLDEGRFDDTWARSVFTEDGRFEVPTGGHDGVAGMAEATAAMIGRWRSTHHLAAGHLVEIDGDRARVRGSLVVTHLYPPGAVVREPAPRESGPRKPGPRESGLQDAPGRVGAPDAPGAPEPFQVGDRFEGAAVRTGAGWRFARLAFEVVWTRGTPPGRVEFPHP; from the coding sequence ATGGCACGGACGGCACAGGAGGCGGACGCGCTGCGCCGGCTCGCGGACCGGATGGACGTACGGGAACTGGTCGACCGCTACCTGGCGGGGCTGGACGAGGGGCGCTTCGACGACACCTGGGCACGGTCGGTCTTCACCGAGGACGGCCGGTTCGAGGTGCCGACGGGCGGTCACGACGGCGTGGCCGGCATGGCGGAGGCCACCGCCGCGATGATCGGCAGGTGGCGGAGCACCCACCACCTGGCCGCGGGCCACCTCGTCGAGATCGACGGGGACCGGGCGCGGGTGCGGGGCAGCCTGGTCGTCACCCACCTCTACCCCCCTGGGGCGGTCGTGCGGGAGCCGGCGCCGCGGGAGTCCGGGCCGCGGAAGCCCGGGCCACGGGAGTCCGGGCTGCAGGACGCGCCCGGGCGGGTCGGAGCGCCGGACGCGCCCGGGGCGCCGGAGCCGTTCCAGGTCGGCGACCGCTTCGAGGGCGCCGCGGTGCGGACCGGCGCCGGCTGGCGCTTCGCGCGGCTCGCGTTCGAGGTGGTCTGGACCCGCGGCACCCCGCCGGGGCGCGTCGAGTTCCCCCACCCCTGA
- a CDS encoding nucleotide disphospho-sugar-binding domain-containing protein, with the protein MTSATAGIHDSEDSHMRILIAVAPLTAHLYPSVPLAWALQTAGHDVRVASNSGLVEQITAAGLTAVGLGERTLPPAPVTDEELDRFSDALAFEAGSDADQLWRAIRFYLVAAHARYHPDREGRQEPADNLVEAARSWRPDLVVWDPACPAASVAARVCGAASARMMWGPDYLGWIRGRLLERMADPASGVRPDTDPLAANLAPVFERYGHGFSEDLLFGDFTVDPIPSRLPRHPGVRRVPMRWVPYTGAAPVPPWLSRPPSRPRVCLSLGVTGRTVQEGRDARVAAALEAAAGMDVEVVATVNASQLGPDTRVPDNVRLHDYVPLTQVMPTCSAIVHHGGFGTFFAAAAHRVPQMIVTDELGSSLSSSRYLTSKGAGVALPGDGLTADRLGEELSRVLTEPSFREGADAVFADLASAPRPTEIVPVLERMAARHRKGA; encoded by the coding sequence ATGACGTCCGCGACGGCCGGCATCCACGACAGCGAGGACAGCCACATGCGCATTCTCATCGCGGTCGCACCGCTGACCGCCCATCTGTACCCCAGCGTCCCGCTGGCGTGGGCGCTCCAGACCGCCGGACACGACGTACGGGTCGCGAGCAACAGCGGTCTGGTCGAGCAGATCACCGCCGCCGGCCTGACCGCGGTCGGCCTCGGCGAACGCACCCTGCCGCCCGCGCCCGTCACCGACGAGGAGCTGGACCGCTTCAGCGACGCGCTCGCCTTCGAGGCCGGCTCCGACGCCGACCAGCTCTGGCGGGCCATCCGCTTCTACCTGGTGGCCGCGCACGCCCGGTACCACCCGGACCGGGAGGGCCGGCAGGAACCGGCCGACAACCTGGTCGAGGCCGCGCGGAGCTGGCGGCCGGACCTGGTCGTCTGGGACCCGGCGTGTCCGGCGGCGTCGGTCGCCGCCCGCGTGTGCGGGGCGGCGTCGGCCCGGATGATGTGGGGCCCGGACTACCTCGGCTGGATCCGCGGACGCCTGCTGGAACGCATGGCCGACCCGGCGTCCGGGGTGCGCCCGGACACCGATCCGCTGGCGGCGAACCTGGCGCCGGTGTTCGAGCGGTACGGCCACGGCTTCTCCGAGGACCTGCTCTTCGGCGACTTCACGGTGGACCCGATCCCCTCGCGGTTGCCGAGACACCCCGGCGTGCGCCGCGTTCCGATGCGCTGGGTGCCCTACACCGGGGCGGCGCCGGTACCGCCGTGGCTGTCCCGGCCGCCGTCGCGGCCCCGGGTGTGCCTGTCGCTGGGCGTCACCGGGCGCACCGTCCAGGAGGGCCGGGACGCGCGCGTGGCGGCCGCCCTGGAGGCCGCGGCCGGCATGGACGTCGAGGTGGTCGCCACCGTCAACGCCTCGCAGCTCGGCCCGGACACGCGCGTGCCCGACAACGTGCGGCTGCACGACTACGTCCCGCTCACCCAGGTGATGCCGACCTGCTCGGCGATCGTCCACCACGGCGGGTTCGGCACGTTCTTCGCGGCGGCCGCGCACCGGGTGCCCCAGATGATCGTCACCGACGAGCTGGGCAGCTCGCTGTCCAGCTCCCGCTACCTGACGTCCAAGGGCGCCGGAGTGGCCCTGCCCGGCGACGGCCTGACCGCCGATCGGTTGGGCGAGGAGCTGTCCAGGGTGCTCACCGAGCCGTCCTTCCGCGAGGGCGCCGACGCGGTGTTCGCCGACCTGGCCTCCGCCCCCCGCCCGACCGAGATCGTGCCGGTCCTGGAGCGGATGGCCGCCCGGCACCGGAAGGGGGCCTGA
- a CDS encoding methyltransferase, giving the protein MSKDELTPSQEAPALPPEFATLMRLGDLVTPMALRVAARLRLVDHLRGGVHDVESLAKATGSHQQALGRLIRHLVAVEVLEESEPGHYTPTALGELLAHDHPVTQVGWLDPTHMIGRADLALIHLFEAVRDGRPVYERQYGKEFWEDVSADPVLSATFYDLMAHGQKHIFGLAVAQHDWSGARHLLDVGGGDGDLIATLLAAEPGIRGTLVELPGPAARARTKFEEAGLAGRAEVVAGSFFDPLPVTADVIALSFVLHNWSDQDAVRILRNCAQALEPGGSLLLIECAEQSPSAPDPAFTSGDLRMMVYFEGRERTHDQWRELATAAGMRIDSVSGALAYGARVLTLVKASS; this is encoded by the coding sequence GTGTCCAAGGACGAACTGACGCCCTCCCAGGAAGCCCCCGCGCTGCCCCCGGAGTTCGCCACGCTGATGCGGCTCGGCGACCTGGTGACCCCGATGGCGCTGCGGGTGGCCGCCCGCCTGCGGCTGGTCGACCACCTGCGCGGCGGCGTCCACGACGTCGAGTCGCTCGCGAAGGCGACCGGCTCCCACCAGCAGGCCCTCGGCCGGCTGATCCGCCACCTGGTCGCCGTCGAGGTGCTGGAGGAGTCCGAGCCGGGCCACTACACGCCCACCGCGCTCGGCGAACTGCTGGCCCACGACCACCCGGTGACCCAGGTGGGATGGCTGGACCCGACCCACATGATCGGGCGCGCGGACCTCGCGCTCATCCACCTCTTCGAAGCCGTCCGCGACGGCCGCCCCGTCTACGAGCGGCAGTACGGCAAGGAGTTCTGGGAGGACGTCTCGGCGGACCCGGTGCTCAGCGCCACCTTCTACGACCTGATGGCGCACGGCCAGAAGCACATCTTCGGCCTGGCGGTCGCGCAGCACGACTGGAGCGGCGCACGCCACCTGCTCGACGTGGGCGGCGGCGACGGGGACCTGATCGCCACCCTCCTCGCGGCGGAACCCGGCATCCGCGGCACGCTGGTGGAGCTGCCCGGTCCGGCGGCCCGGGCGCGGACGAAGTTCGAGGAGGCCGGGCTGGCCGGCCGGGCCGAGGTGGTGGCGGGCAGCTTCTTCGACCCGCTGCCGGTGACGGCCGACGTGATCGCGCTGTCCTTCGTCCTGCACAACTGGTCGGACCAGGACGCGGTGCGGATCCTGCGCAACTGCGCGCAGGCGCTGGAGCCCGGCGGGTCCCTGCTGCTCATCGAGTGCGCCGAGCAGTCGCCGTCGGCGCCGGACCCGGCCTTCACCAGCGGCGACCTGCGGATGATGGTCTACTTCGAGGGGCGCGAACGCACCCACGACCAGTGGCGGGAGCTCGCGACCGCGGCCGGCATGAGGATCGACTCGGTGTCCGGCGCGCTCGCGTACGGCGCCCGCGTGCTCACCCTCGTGAAGGCGTCCTCCTGA
- a CDS encoding SDR family oxidoreductase — protein sequence MILVTGARGNVGGELLRQLSAGGHAVRALTRDAARAGLPAGADVAEGDFGTAGSLAAALAGADSLFLMTSGHETAVLREAVRAGVRRVVLLSSMAATTRPQSLIGRMHREAELAVEASGVEWTFLRPGQFASNTLAWRSQLAAGDVVRTPFADVALPAVHPGDIAAVARTALTRNGHAGQAYPLSGPEPVTPVEQVAAVGEAIGRKLRHEEIGPEQAAAAMAAHMPAPIVAASLEFLGSPTPEETRPVPTVEKVTGTPARTFAQWARDNADGFR from the coding sequence ATGATTCTGGTAACCGGTGCCCGGGGCAACGTGGGCGGCGAGTTGCTGCGGCAACTGAGCGCGGGGGGGCACGCCGTCCGCGCGCTCACCCGGGACGCGGCGCGGGCCGGGCTCCCGGCCGGTGCGGACGTGGCCGAGGGCGACTTCGGCACGGCGGGGTCGCTGGCCGCGGCGCTCGCCGGGGCGGACTCCCTGTTCCTGATGACCTCGGGCCACGAGACCGCGGTGCTCCGGGAGGCGGTGCGCGCCGGGGTACGGCGGGTGGTGCTGCTGTCCAGCATGGCCGCGACGACCCGGCCGCAGTCCCTCATCGGCAGGATGCACCGGGAGGCGGAGCTCGCCGTCGAGGCGTCCGGGGTGGAGTGGACGTTCCTGCGACCGGGCCAGTTCGCCTCCAACACGCTGGCGTGGCGGTCCCAGCTCGCGGCGGGCGACGTCGTGCGCACGCCGTTCGCGGACGTGGCCCTGCCGGCCGTCCACCCCGGCGACATCGCGGCGGTGGCCCGCACCGCGCTCACCCGGAACGGGCACGCCGGACAGGCGTACCCGCTCAGCGGGCCCGAGCCGGTCACACCCGTCGAGCAGGTGGCGGCGGTCGGCGAGGCGATCGGCCGGAAGCTGCGCCACGAGGAGATCGGCCCGGAGCAGGCCGCGGCGGCGATGGCCGCGCACATGCCGGCCCCGATCGTGGCGGCCAGCCTGGAGTTCCTCGGCAGCCCCACCCCGGAGGAGACCCGGCCGGTGCCCACCGTCGAGAAGGTGACCGGGACGCCGGCGCGGACCTTCGCGCAGTGGGCGCGCGACAACGCCGACGGATTCCGCTGA
- a CDS encoding FAD-dependent monooxygenase — MTGVIVAGAGPTGLMLACELRLAGVDVLVVERLAEPNGRSRAGGLHARSVELFDQRGIAERFVAAGRPGPFAHFSFIPLDIRDLPTRFPYALAIPQAQVERLLEERAVELGVRVRRSAEVVDLRQDATGVDVRIAGERGVEWLRAGYLVGCDGGRGAVRKLAGIGLSGTPATLTALLGDVVLTDPPADVVFGADSRREHGSVMIFPADVPGLHRVITMEFGKVTERDSPVTLDTLRQACLGLGGTDFGMHDPHWLSSFSDAARQADRYREGRVLLAGDAAHVHFPSSGQGMNLGLQDAVNLGWKLAAVARGQAPDELLDSYGAERRPAVERMLDSTRAQTALWRPDAQIEALRGVFGALVGSEEVNRALGGTCTQLDVRYPLGDGSPALGRRMPDLDITSPSGHTRVFESLHAGRPVLLDLGGRPGLRAALEGWTDRVDLVEARCEDDFWSYPVIGDVPAATAVLIRPDGHVAWVAPAAPAADAVASDASAASLGSALTRWFGPARGH, encoded by the coding sequence ATGACCGGAGTGATCGTCGCGGGCGCCGGCCCGACCGGGCTGATGCTCGCCTGCGAACTGCGACTGGCCGGGGTGGACGTCCTGGTCGTGGAGCGGCTCGCGGAGCCGAACGGCCGGTCGCGGGCCGGCGGCCTGCACGCCCGGAGCGTGGAGCTGTTCGACCAGCGCGGGATCGCGGAGCGGTTCGTCGCGGCGGGCCGGCCCGGGCCGTTCGCGCACTTCTCGTTCATCCCGCTGGACATCCGGGACCTGCCGACGCGGTTCCCGTACGCGCTGGCCATCCCCCAGGCCCAGGTCGAACGGCTGCTGGAGGAGCGGGCGGTGGAGCTGGGCGTACGGGTGCGCCGGTCCGCCGAGGTGGTCGACCTGCGCCAGGACGCCACCGGGGTGGACGTGCGGATCGCCGGTGAGCGGGGCGTCGAGTGGCTGCGCGCCGGCTACCTGGTGGGCTGCGACGGCGGCCGCGGCGCGGTGCGCAAGCTCGCCGGCATCGGGCTGTCCGGCACACCGGCCACGCTCACCGCGCTGCTCGGCGACGTGGTGCTCACCGACCCGCCCGCCGACGTGGTCTTCGGCGCCGACAGCCGCCGGGAGCACGGGTCCGTGATGATCTTCCCGGCCGACGTCCCCGGCCTGCACCGGGTGATCACCATGGAGTTCGGCAAGGTGACGGAGCGGGACTCCCCGGTGACCCTGGACACGCTGCGCCAGGCGTGCCTCGGGCTCGGGGGCACCGACTTCGGCATGCACGACCCGCACTGGCTGAGCAGCTTCAGCGACGCCGCCCGGCAGGCGGACCGGTACCGCGAGGGGCGGGTCCTGCTGGCCGGGGACGCGGCGCACGTCCACTTCCCCTCCAGCGGGCAGGGCATGAACCTGGGGCTCCAGGACGCCGTCAACCTCGGCTGGAAGCTCGCCGCGGTCGCCCGCGGGCAGGCCCCGGACGAGCTGCTGGACAGTTACGGCGCCGAGCGGCGCCCGGCCGTCGAGCGGATGCTCGACAGCACCCGGGCGCAGACCGCCCTGTGGCGCCCGGACGCCCAGATCGAGGCGCTGCGCGGGGTGTTCGGCGCCCTGGTCGGCTCCGAGGAGGTCAACCGCGCGCTGGGCGGCACCTGCACCCAGCTCGACGTCCGCTACCCCCTGGGCGACGGTTCGCCGGCCCTCGGCCGCCGGATGCCCGACCTCGACATCACGTCGCCCTCCGGGCACACCCGCGTCTTCGAGTCGCTGCACGCGGGGCGCCCGGTCCTGCTCGACCTCGGCGGCCGGCCGGGCCTCAGGGCCGCCCTTGAGGGCTGGACGGACCGGGTGGACCTGGTCGAGGCGCGGTGCGAGGACGACTTCTGGAGCTACCCGGTGATCGGCGACGTCCCGGCCGCCACGGCCGTGCTGATCCGCCCGGACGGCCACGTCGCCTGGGTCGCGCCCGCCGCGCCCGCCGCGGACGCCGTCGCGTCGGACGCCTCCGCCGCGTCCCTCGGGTCCGCGCTCACCCGGTGGTTCGGCCCCGCCCGCGGCCACTGA
- a CDS encoding flavin reductase family protein: protein MLTQRGFRDVLGCFSTGVVLVTADHDGAPVGMAVNSFTSVSLDPPLIAFCVALTSTTWPLIRATGGFAITILSDTQEDVCRVFSAHGADRFADGDWTRTPAGRAVTADGLGWLDCRIRTVQVEGDHELVIAQALDWSIGADARPLIFHSGRYASLRERSDAE from the coding sequence ATGCTGACCCAGCGCGGCTTCCGCGACGTCCTGGGATGCTTCAGCACCGGAGTGGTGCTGGTGACCGCGGACCATGACGGCGCGCCGGTCGGCATGGCGGTGAACTCCTTCACCTCCGTGTCGCTGGACCCGCCGCTGATCGCCTTCTGCGTCGCGCTGACCTCCACCACGTGGCCGCTCATCCGGGCGACCGGCGGCTTCGCGATCACCATCCTCAGCGACACGCAGGAGGACGTCTGCCGGGTCTTCTCGGCCCACGGCGCGGACCGGTTCGCCGACGGCGACTGGACCCGGACGCCCGCCGGGCGCGCCGTGACGGCCGACGGGCTCGGCTGGCTGGACTGCCGGATCAGGACGGTCCAGGTCGAAGGGGACCACGAACTGGTCATCGCCCAGGCGCTGGACTGGTCCATCGGGGCCGACGCCCGGCCGTTGATCTTCCACTCGGGCCGCTACGCCAGCCTCAGGGAGCGTTCGGATGCGGAATGA
- a CDS encoding NAD(P)H-binding protein has translation MILVTGATGHVGRPLVEELSAAGRKVRALSRDPARAGLPAGVEVAATSDLPLDGVTSVFLVTAAFPDGCAEPIARMKAAGVRRIVALSSYSVLDDDPRNMIGVRHRELERRIEETGAEWTFLRPAGGFAATALEWAARIRADGVARSPFADARTAPVHERDIAAVAARALLTDDLVGEAPLFSGPESLSYADRARIIGEVAGRPVRFEELTPDQARQEWLRAGVPPHAVEARLRMFARLVGHPHEISPVDPYLGRPGLSFARWAADHIDSFREAAS, from the coding sequence ATGATCCTGGTAACCGGAGCCACCGGCCATGTCGGCAGGCCGCTGGTGGAGGAGTTGTCGGCGGCCGGCCGGAAGGTCCGGGCGCTCAGCCGCGACCCGGCGCGGGCCGGCCTGCCCGCCGGGGTCGAGGTGGCCGCCACCTCCGACCTCCCCCTCGACGGCGTCACGTCCGTCTTCCTCGTGACGGCCGCCTTCCCGGACGGCTGCGCGGAGCCGATCGCCCGGATGAAGGCGGCCGGGGTGCGCCGCATCGTCGCCCTGTCGTCCTACTCGGTCCTCGACGACGATCCCCGGAACATGATCGGTGTCAGGCACCGCGAGCTGGAACGCCGGATCGAGGAGACCGGCGCCGAGTGGACCTTCCTGCGGCCCGCCGGGGGGTTCGCGGCGACCGCCCTGGAGTGGGCCGCGCGGATCCGCGCCGACGGCGTCGCCCGCTCGCCGTTCGCGGACGCGCGGACCGCCCCGGTGCACGAACGGGACATCGCGGCCGTGGCCGCCCGCGCGCTGCTCACCGACGACCTGGTGGGCGAGGCACCGCTGTTCAGCGGGCCGGAGTCGCTCAGCTACGCCGACCGGGCGCGGATCATCGGCGAAGTGGCCGGCCGGCCGGTCCGCTTCGAGGAGCTCACCCCCGACCAGGCCCGGCAGGAGTGGCTGCGGGCCGGTGTCCCCCCGCACGCCGTGGAGGCACGGCTGCGGATGTTCGCCCGGCTGGTCGGGCACCCGCACGAGATCTCACCGGTCGACCCCTACCTCGGCAGGCCCGGGCTGAGCTTCGCCCGGTGGGCGGCCGACCACATCGACTCGTTCCGAGAGGCGGCGTCATGA
- a CDS encoding FAD-binding protein has translation MPDTHFAADPAQTPVGVWTGSVRHDDQTDPYTISFAPDGTIALRTPVTVGTGTWVAGPPGRFSYELTEVFTPASGHAGHLEAHVEGRLDGSAHSGTGTARIYTPDGVLVHTTTAESAGERVGDRPAAWHALVGLGAPIRGRTLHRGDDGFDEAVSRRPGNGGRPEAVVVAADADDVAAAVRFAAEARRAVAVEPGGPAPADGAVLVVTADLTELAVDQRAATARIGAGLRWGEVLAAAAEHGLAPLRDLPADAGAADYLTGDASWARGAAAPASHDVRSLELVTADGLVRTTSPTREPDLFWAVRGGASGLGVLTGAEIGLAPALPADGGEPAGARPAAPHPHPHPNARRLAELKAAYDPHDLFRTHHSTPPSPTAGERGTTGMPLSTDPQSAMAELVKLAGAQAARADAERKVSPEVIRAVVDAGFARWRVPARWGGAERSHAELTAAVARLGEECSSTAWLASVAAYSARYVACMPEQGQADIWADGPDVLAAIVFKPLGTVVPVDGGFRLSGSWTYVSGVDHFDWALLTGPGPGPSAAGQPMRLFAVPRRDYAYEDTWSSLGMRATGSHTLVLDDVFVPEHRTCLREDAMRGALVGLPGYTQLSNPAVSGLMFVSPVLGAARAALAVAAQSVAVAPTGPRTHAGQPYQVDFARAAGEIDAAQLLLERAAAVADGDAVPPELARRNRRDCALALQMLIGAVDRLLRIGGTRAQDDGHPLQRYWRDVRSVSSHAVMQFEPAGLAFTEGLVGQP, from the coding sequence ATGCCCGATACGCACTTTGCGGCCGACCCGGCCCAGACCCCGGTGGGTGTCTGGACCGGCTCGGTCCGCCACGACGACCAGACCGACCCCTACACCATTTCCTTCGCACCGGACGGGACGATCGCGCTGCGCACCCCCGTCACGGTCGGCACCGGGACGTGGGTCGCCGGCCCGCCGGGGCGGTTCTCCTACGAACTCACCGAGGTCTTCACGCCGGCGAGCGGCCACGCGGGCCACCTGGAGGCCCACGTCGAGGGCCGGCTCGACGGATCGGCGCACAGCGGCACCGGCACCGCCAGGATCTACACCCCCGACGGGGTGCTGGTGCACACCACCACGGCGGAGTCCGCCGGTGAGCGGGTCGGCGACCGGCCGGCCGCCTGGCACGCCCTCGTGGGCCTGGGCGCGCCGATCCGCGGACGCACGCTCCACCGCGGCGACGACGGGTTCGACGAGGCGGTGTCCCGCCGGCCCGGCAACGGAGGGCGTCCGGAGGCGGTCGTGGTCGCCGCGGACGCCGACGACGTGGCCGCCGCGGTCCGGTTCGCCGCCGAGGCGCGCCGCGCGGTCGCGGTGGAGCCCGGCGGGCCGGCGCCCGCCGACGGCGCGGTGCTGGTGGTGACCGCGGACCTGACGGAACTGGCGGTCGATCAGCGGGCCGCGACTGCCCGGATCGGGGCGGGTCTGCGGTGGGGCGAGGTGCTCGCGGCGGCCGCCGAGCACGGTCTCGCCCCGCTGCGCGACCTGCCGGCGGACGCCGGTGCGGCGGACTACCTGACCGGGGACGCGTCCTGGGCCCGCGGCGCGGCCGCCCCCGCCTCGCACGACGTCCGCTCCCTCGAACTGGTCACCGCCGACGGCCTGGTCCGCACCACCTCGCCCACCCGGGAGCCCGACCTGTTCTGGGCGGTGCGCGGCGGCGCGAGCGGCCTCGGCGTGCTGACCGGCGCCGAGATCGGGCTGGCGCCGGCGCTCCCCGCCGACGGCGGCGAGCCCGCGGGCGCCCGGCCGGCGGCCCCGCACCCGCACCCTCACCCGAACGCGAGGCGGCTCGCCGAACTGAAGGCCGCGTACGACCCGCACGACCTGTTCCGTACCCACCACAGCACCCCGCCGTCGCCGACGGCGGGCGAGAGGGGAACCACCGGCATGCCGCTTTCCACGGACCCGCAGTCGGCGATGGCCGAACTCGTCAAACTGGCCGGAGCGCAGGCCGCCCGGGCCGACGCCGAGCGCAAGGTGAGCCCGGAGGTGATCCGGGCGGTGGTGGACGCCGGGTTCGCCCGGTGGCGGGTGCCGGCCCGCTGGGGAGGGGCCGAGCGCAGCCACGCCGAGCTGACCGCCGCGGTGGCCCGGCTGGGCGAGGAGTGCTCGTCGACCGCCTGGCTGGCCAGTGTCGCCGCCTACTCCGCCCGCTACGTGGCCTGCATGCCGGAGCAGGGCCAGGCCGACATCTGGGCGGACGGCCCCGACGTGCTGGCGGCGATCGTCTTCAAGCCGCTGGGCACGGTCGTCCCGGTGGACGGCGGGTTCCGGCTGTCCGGTTCCTGGACCTACGTCAGCGGCGTCGACCACTTCGACTGGGCCCTGCTGACCGGCCCCGGCCCCGGCCCGAGCGCGGCCGGGCAGCCGATGCGGCTGTTCGCGGTGCCGCGGCGGGACTACGCCTACGAGGACACCTGGTCCTCCCTCGGCATGCGGGCTACCGGCAGCCACACGCTCGTCCTGGACGACGTCTTCGTGCCCGAGCACCGCACCTGCCTGCGCGAGGACGCGATGCGGGGCGCGCTGGTGGGCCTGCCCGGGTACACCCAGTTGTCGAACCCCGCCGTGAGCGGGCTGATGTTCGTCTCCCCCGTGCTCGGCGCCGCGCGCGCCGCCTTGGCGGTCGCGGCGCAGTCCGTGGCGGTCGCCCCCACCGGGCCGCGGACCCACGCCGGCCAGCCCTACCAGGTGGACTTCGCCCGGGCCGCCGGGGAGATCGACGCGGCCCAACTGCTGCTGGAGCGGGCCGCCGCCGTCGCGGACGGCGACGCGGTGCCGCCGGAGCTCGCGCGCCGCAACCGCCGGGACTGCGCGCTGGCGCTCCAGATGCTGATCGGCGCGGTCGACCGGCTGCTGCGGATCGGCGGCACCCGGGCCCAGGACGACGGGCACCCGCTCCAGCGCTACTGGCGGGACGTGCGCTCGGTCTCCAGTCACGCGGTGATGCAGTTCGAGCCCGCGGGGCTCGCCTTCACCGAAGGTCTCGTCGGACAGCCCTGA
- a CDS encoding dTDP-4-dehydrorhamnose 3,5-epimerase family protein → MDVVETTVPGAFVFTPRQIRDERGAFFEAFRDDQVEAATGRPFRPEQINYSVSRRNTLRGIHGVAVPPGQAKYVTCVRGALRDIVVDLRVGSPTFGAHHVTSLDAGSARCVYVPDGVGHGFLSLTDDACICYVVSTRHVPGTQIDINPLDPDLALPWEFDEPPLMSEKDATAPGVHAALAAGSLANWHDVR, encoded by the coding sequence GTGGACGTCGTCGAGACCACCGTGCCGGGCGCGTTCGTGTTCACGCCGCGGCAGATCCGCGACGAGCGGGGCGCGTTCTTCGAGGCGTTCCGTGACGACCAGGTCGAGGCGGCCACCGGCCGCCCGTTCCGACCGGAGCAGATCAACTACTCCGTCTCCCGGCGCAACACCCTGCGCGGCATCCACGGGGTGGCCGTACCGCCGGGGCAGGCGAAGTACGTCACCTGCGTCCGCGGGGCGCTGCGCGACATCGTGGTCGACCTGCGGGTCGGCTCCCCCACCTTCGGCGCCCACCACGTGACGTCGCTGGACGCCGGGTCCGCGCGGTGCGTGTACGTGCCGGACGGGGTGGGGCACGGATTCCTCTCGCTCACCGACGACGCCTGCATCTGCTACGTGGTCTCCACGCGGCACGTGCCCGGCACGCAGATCGACATCAACCCGCTCGACCCCGACCTCGCGCTGCCGTGGGAGTTCGACGAGCCGCCGCTGATGTCGGAGAAGGACGCGACGGCACCCGGCGTGCACGCGGCGCTCGCCGCCGGGTCGCTCGCGAACTGGCACGACGTGCGCTGA